One Argentina anserina chromosome 6, drPotAnse1.1, whole genome shotgun sequence genomic window, CTTGAGTCAAGAGTGGAGatcattattatttaattGAGGTCGTTAATCTATAAATATTCATTGATTGAGATtaaatcatatataattaaaagaaattagGTTAGATTACCACTTAAAATGGTCTAATTACGGATTACCCACATTCGCGTTAGAGTCAAATAAGTCCTAAATTAACATAGTAATTGCATCAATTTCATATGATAACACTGAAGAAATACACAACTAAGGATCCACGGAATCACATCTACCCACATTCGTGACCAAACTTAGGACCTAATAACCTAGTTACTTCCAAGATGATGATGCTCTTACCGCTTGGGTCATCTCATTTCGCCGAAAAAATTCTTAAACTGAGTCTATAATATTCTAAGATATAATGGAATATGTTCAATAGCATTAAGATATCTATAATAACTCAAACACTAACCTGTTTTGGAGAACCTTATTTATCATTAGCAAGCTAAGAACTTGTTTTACATTGGAGTGAAACAGGTTCGTGGTCGAGTAAAGGGCATTCATTAATTAGTAATGGTGAACTTTATATACCATTATCCAATTCGTGTTTGTTAAAATGGTAATAACTGttgtaaaataaaagtttGTACATAAAATGGTAGTAATTCATGTGGACATATATAACTGTGTATCAATGATTTATGATGATTAGGAACTACAACTTGCTACAGTGGACAATCCTTTCAGTATAGCAGAGTGGGGTCTATCAGAAATGCTGAACCAACCTGGGATGCTTATAAAAGCACAAGAGGAACTAAATCGGATTGTGGGAATCGACACACTTGTGCAAGAATCTCACATCCCTCATCTCACTTACATAAGGGCTTGTGCAAGAGAATCACTCAGACTGCATCCAGTTGCACCATTCAATCTCCCCCATGTTTCCATTGCTGATGATATAGTAGCAGGCTATTTCATCCCAAAGGGAAGTAGTGTTGTCCTAAGTCGTTTAGGTCTTGGACGCAACCCCAAAGTCTGGGAAAACCCGTTAAAGTTTGATCCCGAGCGTCATCTTAATGGAGATGCAAGTCAACAGGTGGAGTTGGAAGAAC contains:
- the LOC126799296 gene encoding tryptophan N-monooxygenase CYP79A68-like isoform X2; amino-acid sequence: MDNPFSIAEWGLSEMLNQPGMLIKAQEELNRIVGIDTLVQESHIPHLTYIRACARESLRLHPVAPFNLPHVSIADDIVAGYFIPKGSSVVLSRLGLGRNPKVWENPLKFDPERHLNGDASQQVELEEHELRFISFTTGRRGCMGGMLGTTITVMLFARLLQGFTWSMPPEVDKIDLTEAQTLFKLNPLHAHVKPRLPAAMYPI